One region of Oreochromis aureus strain Israel breed Guangdong linkage group 19, ZZ_aureus, whole genome shotgun sequence genomic DNA includes:
- the LOC116327983 gene encoding MAGUK p55 subfamily member 5-A-like, with protein sequence MRGMTTSHLNGHVAGEGGGGDEEARGEQQHREMAVDCPGDLGSRTLPLRRSAQLERIRQHQEDLRRRREEEGRQLDLNASLRLRNLSQNPYSGIDNPTFLQDTPQLPALSSQHTHALLELEELLLSLKQVRGSLSDQQSQNDVELVLALLNKSDFQSALKIHNAVASSMHRPSPPYPHTQQALPLAMEVRNLLQACHNKEGLELHSLLSDTHLQSLLLTHDSIAEMEMQPEPLPAEGEMLTQWGGETVKIVRIEKARDIPLGATVRNEMDSVVISRIVRGGAAERSGLLSEGDEILEINGIEIRGKDVNQVFDILADMHGLLTFMLIPSNQSKPPPVKESVVHVKAHFDYDPSDDPYVPCRELGLSFQKGDILHIISQSDPNWWQAYRDGDEDNQPLAGLVPGKSFQQQREAMKQTIEEDEPEKSGKLWCGKKNKRKRKKLLYNPHRNDDLDNEEILTYEEMALYHQPANRKRPIALIGPSGCGQEQLRQRLLNSEPERFAGAVPHTTRSRREGEQSGRDYHFVSRQTFEAELAAGKLIESGEFEKNLYGTSTDSVRQVINTGKICVLCLHTQALKVLRSSDLKPYIIFIAPPSQERLRALLAKENKNPKPEELRDIIEKAREMEQGCGHLFDSIIVNTDQDKAFTELLRLINKLDTEPQWVPCSWLR encoded by the exons ATGCGAGGGATGACGACCTCCCATCTGAACGGCCATGTTgctggagagggaggaggaggagatgaagagGCGAGGGGAGAACAGCAGCACCGAGAAATGGCCGTGGACTGTCCGGGAGACCTGGGCAGCCGAACGCTGCCTCTGCGGCGCTCCGCTCAGCTGGAGAGGATACGACAGCATCAG gagGACCTTCGGCGTCGTAGAGAAGAGGAGGGTCGGCAGCTGGATCTGAACGCCTCACTCAGACTCAGGAACCTCTCCCAGAATCCCTACAGTGGGATCGACAACCCCACATTCCTGCAAGACACACCGCAGCTGCCAGCGCTCAGCAGCCAGCACACACACGCGCTGCtgg AGTtggaggagctgctgctgtCGCTGAAGCAGGTCCGGGGCAGCCTGTCGGACCAGCAGAGTCAGAATGACGTCGAGTTGGTCCTCGCTCTGCTGAACAAG tCGGACTTCCAGTCGGCGCTGAAGATCCACAATGCCGTGGCCAGCAGCATGCACCGACCGTCTCCACCGTACCCCCACACGCAGCAGGCGCTTCCACTCGCCATGGAG GTCAGGAACCTCCTACAGGCGTGCCACAATAAAGAAGGCCTGGAGCTGCACAGCCTGCTGTCAGACACACATctgcag tcgtTGCTTCTGACCCATGACAGCATAGCAGAGATGGAGATGCAGCCAGAGCCGCTGCCCGCGGAGGGCGAGATGCTGACGCAGTGGGGAGGAGAGACAGTGAAGATTGTTCGCATCGAGAAGGCCCGAGACATCCCTCTG GGGGCGACTGTGCGGAATGAAATGGACAGCGTGGTGATCAGTCGGATCGTTCGCGGCGGCGCGGCTGAACGAAGCGGGCTTCTGTCTGAAGGAGACGAAATCCTGGAGATTAACGGCATCGAGATCCGAGGCAAAGACGTCAACCAGGTGTTTGACATCCTG GCCGACATGCACGGCCTCCTGACCTTCATGCTGATTCCCAGCAATCAGAGCAAACCTCCTCCCGTCAAAGAGAGTGTG GTCCACGTGAAGGCTCATTTCGACTACGACCCCTCGGACGACCCCTACGTGCCGTGCAGAGAGCTCGGCTTGTCCTTCCAGAAGGGAGATATCCTGCACATCATCAGCCAATCCGACCCCAACTGGTGGCAGGCGTACCGGGACGGAGACGAGGATAACCAGCCGCTCGCCGGCCTGGTGCCAG GGAAGAGTTTCCAGCAGCAGAGAGAAGCCATGAAGCAAACCATAGAAGAAGACGAGCCCGAGAAGTCCG GGAAGCTCTGGTGTGGGAAGAAGaacaagaggaagaggaagaagctgCTGTACAACCCTCACAGGAACGACG ATCTTGATAACGAAGAAATTCTCACCTATGAGGAGATGGCGCTGTACCACCAGCCGGCCAATAGGAAGCGTCCGATTGCTCTGATTGGTCCGAGCGGCTGTGGGCAGGAACAGCTCAGGCAGCGGCTGCTCAACAGTGAACCAGAGCGCTTCGCTGGAGCTGTACCTC acACGACACGGAGCCGTCGCGAGGGCGAGCAGAGCGGTCGGGACTATCACTTTGTTTCTCGGCAGACCTTCGAGGCTGAGCTGGCGGCTG ggAAGCTGATCGAGTCCGGAGAGTTCGAGAAGAATCTGTACGGGACGAGTACGGATTCAGTGAGACAGGTCATCAACACCGGGAAAATCTGCGTGCTCTGTCTGCACACACAG gcTCTGAAGGTGCTGAGGAGTTCAGATTTGAAGCCTTACATCATCTTCATAGCTCCTCCCTCCCAGGAACGACTTCGAGCCTTATTggctaaagaaaacaaaaaccccaag cccgAGGAGCTGCGTGATATCATCGAGAAGGCGCGTGAGATGGAGCAGGGCTGCGGTCACCTGTTCGACTCCATCATCGTGAACACGGATCAGGACAAAGCTTTCACCGAGCTGCTGAGACTCATCAACAAGCTGGACACGGAGCCGCAGTGGGTGCCCTGCTCCTGGCTGCGctga
- the LOC120434770 gene encoding uncharacterized protein DDB_G0271670-like, giving the protein MKVLPCFMLAVLLSAGTIQAAVDVNWLTGIIKAIRTEYKLRGQFCLAATIPGQQDPNTLISNVLHKDRFDERMEDSVKGGEVYVGSRVVLAVPIGPVHAERAVLPSLGKLKKQGENDFLLIYSYLSPCSSCTDHNQGFNILKMIENQVRPRRSDKAFVFTKVFSHPKDGSIVTRDVLVKSLTELSNSMGGLQYIFRCDGPSNSELECHSCSVNHRVSEFCIDNNAERERSISRERSRSSSGSRGGGRRSSSSSSRERSRSSSGSRGGGRRSSSSSSRERSRSFSGSRGGGRRSSSSSRERSRSSSGSRGGGRRSSSSSRERSRSFSGSRGGGRSRKREMYRSQSESSISSGNSREAGKHEGGGRSSRKRSKYRSSRG; this is encoded by the coding sequence GTACAAACTAAGAGGTCAGTTCTGTCTGGCTGCAACCATCCCAGGTCAACAGGACCCAAACACCCTTATCAGTAATGTCCTTCATAAAGACCGCTTTGATGAGCGCATGGAGGACTCAGTTAAAGGGGGTGAGGTATATGTTGGCAGCAGGGTGGTTTTAGCTGTTCCCATAGGACCTGTACATGCAGAACGCGCAGTTCTGCCAAGCTTGGGCAAACTAAAGAAACAGGGAGAGAACGACTTCCTCCTCATCTATTCTTATCTCTCGCCATGTAGCAGCTGTACAGACCATAACCAAGGATTCAACATCCTTAAAATGATTGAAAATCAGGTCAGACCAAGACGGAGTGATAAGGCCTTTGTGTTTACAAAAGTTTTCAGCCATCCTAAAGATGGTTCCATTGTAACCAGAGATGTTTTAGTAAAGTCACTGACTGAGCTTTCTAATTCGATGGGTGGTCTCCAGTACATATTTCGCTGTGATGGACCGAGCAATTCTGAGTTAGAgtgtcacagctgctctgtaaaTCACAGAGTTTCAGAGTTTTGCATTGATAACAACGCTGAGAGAGAGCGCAGCATCAGCAGAGAAAGAAGCAGGAGCTCCAGTGGAAGCAGAGGTGGAGGGCgtaggagcagcagcagcagcagcagggaaagAAGCAGGAGCTCCAGTGGAAGCAGAGGTGGAGGGCgtaggagcagcagcagcagcagcagggaaagAAGCAGGAGCTTCAGTGGAAGCAGAGGTGGAGGGCgtaggagcagcagcagcagcagggaaagAAGCAGGAGCTCCAGTGGAAGCAGAGGTGGAGGGCgtaggagcagcagcagcagcagggaaagAAGCAGGAGCTTCAGTGGAAGCAGAGGTGGAGGGCGTAGCAGGAAGAGAGAGATGTACAGGAGTCAGAGTGAGAGCAGCATCAGCAGCGGAAACAGTAGAGAAGCtggaaaacatgaaggtggaGGCAGGAGCAGCAGGAAGAGAAGCAAGTACAGGAGCAGCAGAGGTTAG
- the timm9 gene encoding mitochondrial import inner membrane translocase subunit Tim9: MAVQVSESDQIKQFKEFLGTYNKVTENCFMDCVRDFTTRDVKPEESSCSESCLQKYLKMTQRISMRFQEYHIQQNEALAAKAGLLGQPR, from the exons ATGGCGGTCCAGGTGTCCGAGTCCGACCAGATCAAACAG TTTAAGGAGTTTCTGGGGACGTACAACAAGGTGACGGAGAACTGCTTCATGGACTGCGTCCGAGACTTCACCACGAGAGACGTGAAGCCCGAGGAG tcgAGCTGCTCCGAGTCGTGCCTGCAGAAGTATCTGAAGATGACTCAGAGGATCTCCATGCGTTTCCAGGAGTATCACATCCAGCAGAACGAGGCTCTGGCGGCTAAAGCTGGCCTGCTGGGACAGCCGCGCTGA